Proteins encoded within one genomic window of Xiphophorus maculatus strain JP 163 A chromosome 11, X_maculatus-5.0-male, whole genome shotgun sequence:
- the LOC102233929 gene encoding beta-2 adrenergic receptor-like has protein sequence MGGVTFVPPSTNQTQLSNITNSPPEYNDVELVLLGVAMAILVLAIVFGNVLVITAILRFQRLQTITNLFIASLAVADLIMGVIVVPFSSSNILLKSWVFGNFMCDFWTATDVLCVTASIETLCVISLDRYLAITRPLRYPTLLTRARAFTVVFVVWAVASLISFLPIYLKVWVSDKKSAVECLYSETCCEFNTSATYAVCSSIVSFYLPLVVMIFLYTRVFQEAQKQLEKIRGRQRHFYHLHKSALLTYPEDSPAMNKLRTGVDGEDRLNMQQTEDTDNRQEEKREENRVRIEKEGRQSAAKRLKFCLKEHKAVKTLGIIMGTFTLCWLPFFIVNIVVAFVDLDDYKELFRFLNWLGYSNSAFNPLIYCRSPDFWHAFQEILHLRGRIFGWKGACGWCSERHNYPNTPQRQNGNSDLSRVRGLDTQETSVWKGSLESSIQDSSLTLALPASCSEQVLDVAPGSSTSWEENSSRSRTCKENVASIA, from the exons ATGGGAGGTGTGACTTTTGTGCCACCATCCACGAACCAGACACAACTCAGCAACATCACCAATTCACCACCAGAATATAATGATGTAGAACTTGTGCTGCTTGGTGTTGCCATGGCTATTCTTGTCCTAGCAATAGTTTTTG GTAATGTGTTGGTGATTACAGCCATCCTGCGCTTCCAGAGGCTCCAAACTATCACCAACCTCTTCATTGCCTCACTGGCGGTTGCTGACCTCATCATGGGTGTGATTGTGGTCCCTTTTAGCTCCAGTAACATCCTGCTGAAAAGCTGGGTGTTCGGAAACTTCATGTGTGACTTCTGGACGGCAACTGATGTGTTGTGTGTGACAGCCAGCATAGAAACACTGTGTGTGATTTCTCTGGACCGCTACCTTGCTATTACAAGGCCTCTCCGCTATCCGACACTGCTCACCAG GGCTCGGGCTTTCACTGTGGTGTTTGTGGTTTGGGCAGTGGCCTCGCTCATCTCCTTCCTGCCCATCTATCTCAAAGTCTGGGTGTCAGACAAAAAATCAGCTGTTGAATGCTTATACAGTGAGACCTGCTGTGAATTCAACACCAGTGCAACATATGCAGTCTGTTCCTCAATTGTGTCTTTCTATCTGCCGCTGGTGGTGATGATTTTCCTTTACACCCGTGTATTCCAAGAGGCTCAGAAGCAGCTGGAAAAGATCCGAGGAAGGCAACGGCACTTCTACCACCTACATAAGTCTGCACTGTTGACTTACCCAGAAGACAGCCCTGCAATGAATAAACTCAGGACAGGAGTGGATGGAGAGGACAGACTGAACATGCAGCAAACTGAGGATACGGACAACAGGCAAGAggagaagagagaagaaaatagagTGAGGATAGAAAAAGAAGGCAGGCAATCTGCTGCAAAGCGTCTCAAGTTCTGTCTTAAAGAGCACAAGGCTGTGAAAACTCTGGGAATCATCATGGGAACTTTCACATTGTGTTGGCTACCATTTTTCATTGTCAATATCGTCGTAGCGTTTGTAGATCTCGATGACTATAAGGAACTATTTCGATTCCTTAACTGGCTAGGTTATTCCAACTCTGCCTTCAACCCCCTCATCTACTGCCGCAGTCCTGATTTCTGGCACGCCTTTCAGGAGATCCTTCATTTGAGGGGCAGAATCTTTGGATGGAAGGGGGCATGTGGATGGTGTAGTGAGAGACACAACTACCCCAATACTCCACAGAGGCAGAATGGGAACTCAGACTTGAGTCGTGTCAGGGGGCTGGACACTCAGGAAACATCAGTGTGGAAAGGAAGTCTGGAGAGCTCAATTCAAGACAGCTCTCTGACCCTGGCTCTACCAGCGTCATGCTCAGAGCAGGTTCTAGATGTAGCTCCCGGTTCCTCGACCAGTTGGGAGGAAAACAGCTCCCGCAGTAGGACTTGTAAGGAAAATGTTGCTTCTATTGCTTGA